The sequence aagaaaaattatataaataataaaaatagttaaaaatatCACACTTATAAATATGTGCAGCTGTATAGATCAATAACTAAAACAGCACAATTGGGCTTTATATttcatacctgtgtgtgtgtgtgtgtgtgtgtgcaggagggTAAGGTGGTGGTTGTGAGACCCATCAGGAACGAGTTTAAAGAGACTCGTAAGAAGGCCATGAGAGAAGCTCTGTTTAAGATGGCAGACCCCTTTGGTGAAGTGGTCAACTTTGCCATCTCTTACTACAGACAtgaggtgtgcgtgtgtgtgcgcgtttgcgtgtgtgtgcgcgtttgcgtgtgtgcacgtttgcgtgtgtgtgcgcgtttgcgtgtgtgcgtttgcgtgtgtgtttccgtgtgcgagtgtgtgcgtgcgtgagtgtgtgcgtgcgtgagtgtgtgcgtgcgtgagtgtgtgcgtgcgtgagtgtgtttgtgtgtgtatgagagtgtgtgtgtgagtgtgtgtgcgtgtgtgtgtgagtgtgtgttgtgacctAATGGCATTAGTACAGTATTAACAGAAGCAGGTACATGTGACATTTCTTCACTCACTAATGTTCTGTCCTAATGAGTGTGTCCTGcttcatgtctgtgtgtttgtgtcttagGCTCTGATTGAACTGGAGTCAGTGGAGAAAGCTCATGAGATGGTGAACTTCTATAAAAGCAGTAAGAGGTCCAAGTTGTGTGggagacctgtgtctgtgtcactgtgtaagGCCTTCAACACCATCGAGGTGTGAACACGGATACAGTCCATCATCATACatctatctttttattttagatcatgtgtggagtgctctgtgtgtgtgtgtgtgtgtgtgtgtgtagggtccCAGTGGGAGAACGTTGTTCATCAGCATGCTCCCTCCTTTCAAGTACTCGGACAAGTCCCTCCTCAGACTTGCACGTCCTTTTGGGAAAATCACAGCTTATTGTTTTAACAGGGTGTACGGAACGgtgtgtaatacacacacacacacacacacatatatatacacacacatatacacacacacacacacatatatacacacacacacacacatatatatatacacacacatatatatatatacacacacacacacacacatatatatacacacacacacacacatatatatacacacacatatatatatatatatacacacacacacacacacacacacatatatatacacacacatatacacacacacacacatatatacatacacagatatacacacacacacacacacacacacacacacacacacatatatatatatatatatatatatatatatatatatatatatatatatatatatatatatatatacatacacacacacatatatatatatatatatatatatatatatatacacacacacacacacacacaaatatacacacacacacaaatacacacatatatacacacacacacacatatacacacacacacacacaaatacacatatacacacacacacaaatacacacatatatacacacacacacatatatacacacacacacacaaatacacacatatacacacacacatatacacacacacatatacatacacacacatatatacacacacacaaatatacacacacacacaaatacacatatatacacacacacaaatatacacacacacacacacatatatacacacacatatatatacacaaactacAACAACGCCTTATTAGAGAAAAACATCAATAAAACCAACACGttctgtctctcagtgttaCATCCAAATGGAGACGGTGGAAGCAGCAGAGAAAATGATTCAGAGGTACTTACCATGGCCTCTTAAATTCTACGGCACTCCACTAAAGATCACTAAGTGCAGGAAAGGAGACTCTCTGATTCCCTGGTGAGTTTTAAATTAACCTTCGTCTGGGTTTTGTATCGACGTGTAAAGTTTGTATCGTGCACTTTAGGACTCGTGTCACATAAATACAGCACGAGTGTAAAGAAAGTCTTAAGATTTAAATCATCTCTCTTAAACGTTTCAGTCTGTTATAGGAAGATAATTTTAGTTCACTTCATAATTTTCTAATCATTAAAAATGGAAACATATTTTATTGGTTAATGGTTATAGTCATTGATGTTGACTGTGTgagctgtagtgtgtatgtttctCTGTGAGCTGAAGCCAGTTTGTCTCTCAGGACTCTAGCGGATAAGTTTGAGCGGTGGTATGAGCCGAAGTTGGGGAGAAACAtcgaggagaggagagagaacgGCCAGACGGTCAAACACAACAGTGGGGAGGTAAAGTCTTAATCTGctgattttaaataaacttcttACTATGCTTTAAGGCTTTGGAGTGtaacctgtgctgtgtgtgtgtgtctgtgtgtgtgtgtctgtgtgtgtgcctgtgtatgtgtctgtgtgtgtgtgtgtgtatgtgtgtgtgtctgtctgtctgtgtgcctgtgtgtgtctgtctgtgtgtgtctgtgtgtgtgtctgtctgtgtctgtctgtgtgtgtgtgtgtgtgcctgtgtgtgtgtgcctgtgtgtgtgtctgtgtgtgtgtgtctgtctgtgtgtgtgtgcctttgtgtctgtctgtgtgtgcctgtctgtgtgtgtgcctgtctgtgtgtgtgcctgtctgtgtgtgtgtctgtctgtgtgtgtgtgcctgtgtctgtctgtgtgtgtctgtctgtctgtgtgtgtgtctgtctgtctgtgtgtgtctgtctgtctgtgtgtgtctgtatatgtgtgtgtctgtgtgtgtgtctgtctgtctgtgtgtgtctgtctgtctgtgtgtgtctgtatatgtgtgtgtctgtgtgtgtgtgtgtgtgcgcgctcagGACCGTCAAAGTCCTGTTTCCAgctctgaaggtgtgtgtggagatCCTGCAGCAGAGGGTGAAgattcagaggaagaggagaaggacCAGACCCCCCTTGGTCCCTACCAACCTGACAACCCTGTGGGTAAGAAAGAGACCCTTGATGGATGAACCTTCACACcaggtcttcatggagctgttTAGTGTCCTGATGGAGCAGAGTTTGGACTCTGAGTTCCAGTGAAACATTAACACGACACACTCAGAGATGTTCAGTACAACTGTGAGCTGCACAATTAGTCTGGACAGAAGACACACGTACGGAAACGACTGTCAGGGGACACACAGTAACACGTCCGTCTACAGACCCGTCACTTCCATGTAGTGATAAAacttttagagaaaaaaaaacccataaaaaatgttattgaaCTAAACAAATAATACTGAGTTTGTTAGTCTCGGTTGTTCTAACTGCACTAAATTAGTCTGGGGTTTTATTCACACACCAGACGCAGTCCTGTAGTGCTGATGTTCTCATCATCAAGTCCCTGTTAAATTCCCATCACACGACGATACGTCGTCTTTCTGCTTTTCCCCACAAACGTTCTGTCAATCAtctgattttcatttaaaaacattttcctcCTTCATCCCCGACCTCAGCAGCGTCTCACTGAAACACTAACTCTTGTGTCTGCTGCTCAGGCGTCAGCTACGTCGTCCCCAAGAGCGGCTTCTTCTGCAAACTCTGTAACGTCTTTTACACGGATGAGAAGAAAGCCAAGTCGGATCACTGCAGCAGCCTGGAACATTACAACATGCTGAAGGTGAGTAACTGCTCCTCTTCATCACCACCCTGAGTGTGTTACTGAGCCCAGACCTGACACCACCTAACTCTTTACAGAAGAAGCGTGGAGAGGTGACGGAGGAagaacagacagacggacagacagaaggaTGAACGGATGAAACCTGGAGAACTGATTTCACCGCagttcatgattttttttttctttttttttttttttttgtaaaatttaagaaaggggaaaaaaaaacaggaaaacattCCAGCCTCCGTGTTTctcgtgtttgttttgttacatttacttcctgttttatttgACAAACcgtcagacagacggacagaaacGTTCAACAGATTATCGAAAAGAAATCATTCGAAACTTCTTTCCTCGTTcctggtggtgtgtgtgagcagaaTTAGGGCTTTCAGTCTCATAGCTTcttatgaaataaacaaaagtctgtttgaacaaaaccttggtgttttttttccctcttattCACTCGACCTTAGGGTTTGTTCTCCGGTCCATTTATCTCCAAAACTATAGAACACAGATATTATAGTTTTATAAGAAGAACGTCGGTAAAGATATCAGTTcagttgtgtttattgtttgtttttcaagcCAAAAGAGACAAGTCAGTGTCCAGAATGATTGACGGTGCAGTTTCCGTCGCAACGTACAGAATAACGAAGAACATGCTGTTAGAACGGAGCAGGGATGAAGTACGACGTCGCCGGTCGTGAGCGACGTGCCGTTTGTCATACAGACatgttattatttcattaattagcATCATTAAAGAATTCcagacacagacatgcacagaaAAGTGTCTGAATCACTAAGAGCTGAAATTGCCATCACTATCGTGTTAGTCGAATAGCGCCACCttgagtatacacacacacacacacacacactcagctgaaCGAGAAACGGCACAGCAGTAGGAACAAGAACAGATTTATTGACCTCACGAGGTGTTTAATCCTGTACAGCGATGAACAGCAAACATAAACCTTCTAATTACAGACACACGATGCACCGTGATTAGTGTTTAATCAGACAGGATGATCCGATCTAATGCTGTATCAGATATCAGTCTGAAACGGTGTCACTTCACATCTATGGTTTTCACATTTAAAATTCGTTCTTTTTTGCCGCCATCCTGTCAGTATTTGTACTCGCACAGACGCTTGTACCTTGTACACGGTTTTTACAACACAAAGCCGCTAAAGCATGAAAAATCAGCGCACACGTACTGCAACAATACTGTAAAACTGCACAATCGTGTGAAATATTTCGTCAcctttctttacattttatagaccactgattaaaaacaaaaaaagggcaagaaaacaaacataattaaaatagattaaatGGAATCTATTAGAGTGAAAGTAAAACTCGAGCAGATGTTCATATGAACGCCGATGCTGTACATTTATATGATTAAACACCACAATTACAATAACgataaaggtttattttaaacacacccACAGAATGGATTCATGTTGTGCTTAAAACAAATTTGGACACAAATTACAATCAGAAATAAAAGTCCATGTAGATTATAACTGCAGATGTAGATTATAACTGCAGCTAGGATTATGAAGTGTATGGAAGTGGCTGGAGTATTTCCGTGTGTGTGACGGCGTgtacgtgacgtgacgtgacgtgccTTCACCAAGTCCCGGACTCACGTCGGTTCCCTAAATTGCTCAGCGTCGAGCTCCTGATGTTCCAGCTTACGGAACAGCGAGTGAGATCAACCCGAGCTCATTACCTCAGGCGTATGTCCATCGCTCTGACATCATAATAATGTGTTCTGTTATGTTGGAAAGTTCCTGGACATCTAACAGGTTCTGGGTTACAGGAGCAGAACCACGGCGAGGAACAATCGACGATTTCAGTGTAACTTTATCGTGCTGAATAAATCGCAATTCTAAAGGATTCTGTGATTTTTTCTTTAAGGACCAAACGAAGAGCTCTTAAAAGTTCTCGATTTAACTGATTTATGTTTGTAACttcattataatataataaactccTAACGTTCTCCTCGAGCTGCTCCGCTGCAGTGTTCTAGCAAATCATCCACATGTTAACAGAACACCGAACCGAGCTGATAGAAAGAGAACGGATCACTTCCTGTTCAGATTTAGAAGGATTTCCTCTGAGAAATTTATTTAACTCGCAAGAACATCTGGTGAACAACCCTGTGGTAACTTCAGCTAGTTTGCAGAAGATAAAACTATTTGAGATACATCATGACATCATTATTGATCCATTTGGAATTAGAGCCAAAAATGTGAAACTTTAACCATACAAAAAATGCACAAGTACAGAAATGTATGAAATATAAAGACACAAtctgtctaaaaataaaatgtaaagatgGCTTGAAAGTGCAACAGCTTCATATGGCTTCTATTACGGAATCAAAACACTATGGCTTTTTAACACATTAACGACAATTTAAATACAGTTTTGTCACGTTGTTGTTACGTGCCGTGTAGAAATAAGCGTAAAATACCACGAATGCACACTTTATTAACACTGTGAGGGAATGATGATGTCCCACGTCAAGGCCACGGCTCGAGTGAGATTTTATACTCAGTCACTTCCAAAACTTCAGAAATCTTCTGTAGCCTCTTGCAAATAGTTTCATCCAACAAGCTTTAAATTTGTGATGATATTAGACAGCTAGTAGTAACTACTTGTGGTTAATTTAGCTAGCAGGACATATTTTTAGCTAGCAACGTCCTGCGGTTCCTTTAGACGGCTAAAAGTAGCTACTAATTATAAGTGTAGCTTGTTGGCAATAAACTGTTACTGGTAGAGTAACGAATTAGCACAAAGCCTGTGATAACTTTAGCTAGCATGTTGTAGCTAGCATGTAACTTTAGCTTGCATGTTTGCTAATTTTAGCTACTCCTCATGTAGTTCTAGGTTTTCTCTAAGCTGCTAACACTGAAGGATTTTGTCACACTTTTCACACTTAATAGAATGTTTACAGGTTTGTTCTCGTAACCAAGATGGACACCTTCTGTTCTTTCGTCTTCAGATGGGGATACAGCTGGTACGTACATTTCGTGTTAGCATGAAGCTGTTTGGTGTTTCTCTATTATCTAATCCAGACTTGAGCTTTTCATCTGCAGCTAATTTCAGATCTGTTCTGTTACAGTGTAGGATTTAGTCCAtgaacactacagtacatgcagCTTCTCATTCCCCTGAgctgtagtttaaaaaaaaaaagaaagaggttTTGATTTTTTAGCTAGAAGGCCATGCTGGGGCCAGACGCTCTGCTAGACCTTTTCTGtcgtttaatttttttatatatttttatttcttttattatatattgctACCAAAATCCTTATTGTTCTctaaagagggaaaaaataaacaatgtgcaACATGAGCAGGTCACTACATGTTTAGCGTGTGAACCGATTTAGCCAATCCGTGAGTTACTCATGTTAAACGTGTGATAACTAGACAGCCACTGAGGTTTACTTCCTGTCACTATTGAAGTGAAGCTCATGGTGTTTTTTCACCTTGTGGTTCTTTTGTATTTCATGatatcattttaaactttgGGATATTTCTGATTTATAGCTTCAGATGACACGGTGTGAATTGTTCTAAgtgggaaaataaacaaaagtctgtttgaacaaaaccttGGGGTTTTACGGAGAGAAAACTGAGAAGAAGAATGTAACACAAATAAAAGGAAGAGCTCTGGATCTGATTTGGGGTTCTGGGTTAAACCGCTGCAAGGGGAGTTTTAGGGGGAACTTTCTTCTCCGTTGCGACGCGGTGAATCGTAGCGCATTATCTGTCGCGGGGTGCCGTATCCTGTCATACCTGACTGAGACGCACCGCGGTTACTGCCCATCTGCATACTGATCAGAGTGCGACCCTGACGGAGCTGCTCCTCTGAGAACTCCCTCCTGTGGCCTTTAGCTttcctacagacacacacagagacaaacatagagacacacatagagacacacagagacatacacagagacaaacacggagacacacagagacaaacacagagacacacagaaacacacagagacatacacagagacaaacacagagacacacacagagacacacagacaaacacagagacatacacagagacacacagaaacacacagagacatacacagagacaaacacagagacacacacagagacacacagagatacacacagggACATACacagataagacagaaacattaTTAAGAACACCAAGTTGTATAAGTTGTCTTATGTCCTACATCATGTCCTACTCCCTACAAATAGCAGTGttgcattatgggtattctAAATTCTCCTTTGTATCATTTGGACACTTGAACGACATTTTAGATGatttaaaacatgacaaaataactataaataattaataggtTAAAACCAATTTACGTCTCACACTGGTGTGTAGTGAACATTACAGGAGGTTTATTACTGCAATACAATATTGTTAACACCTGTGGAACCAGTccctgttgccatggtaatgaCCATCATCCCTGGTAAGAGCTTCACTTCCCAGAGCCATGAGTGTCCTCTGGACTGCAGCCATGTCCTtccctgtgacacacacattatagatgattatactgtacacacacacacacacacacacacacacacacacacacacacacacagacacacacacacacaagctgtgtgtgaaaataaagctGCTGATTGAAGGCCTGCATGTGGTCACTAATTAAAGCGACAGCATTAAATTTCATCTACAAACAAACTCAAAATTTAAGAGTTCATTCTTTGCTCTGGATTCATCACCATAAAGAGTTTGAGGGAaacaaccatcatcatcatcatcatcatctcacgtTACTTGCTCtgttatgctgtttatttaGCTAAATGTCCTGTAATCCATAGCAGACACGCTCCCTGGTGAGAGACATCCAGGATGTAGGATGTGTGGTGTGGAAGGTGCTGAACAGCTGGAAGAGCTGGTCCACACACTCAGTCCACACACTCAGTCCACACACTCAGTCCACACACTCAGTCCACACACTCAGTCCACACACTCAGTCCACCCAGCCTACATCACTCAGGTACACTCAGAAAagggttctttaagggttcatTGGAGAATTACGAGTTCTTAGCTTCCAGATTGGATTCTGACAGGGTTCTAAGCACTCCTAAGTGGAACTTCTCTTAAATGTTAGAGAGTACATAATGAAGTACACATCAGCGATGTTTTCAGCTCAAACTTAAAGGAGAACCGTGTCATTTAAACAAACTACACAGCTTGATGTGAGGAATGATCCTCCTATTGGCCATGTATTAACCTCCTGGCAGAGGCAGACAAGTGTAAAGTAAAAAGGAAGCTTGGATCTACACAATTCATCATGTAGTTGACCTTCACCAGACCCTCCTCTCATGAAGTATCACGATTGTAGTCATTTTAACAGACACACCGATAATGAATGAATCTGATCATTTTGCCATAATTGTTTCAACAAAGTATATAATAGATCtgtttaatgaaaagaaaaaccatGCAGCGGTTTGACTCGGACAACCTTCCAGGGTTTTTTACACTACACATAAATCTTCTATAAAGAAGAATTTATTTTGACATCCAACCATCAATTTCAACCAGGAATCAGATTATGCTGATGCACTGGAACTTTAAACGCCTGCCTCTTGATCGACATCACCGTGTTTTAGTCGAGTCAGTCTGAGACGCAGCAGGTTTCTACATCATGGTGTAGCGAGGAAACTGATTTGTGTGGAAACCGTTTGCTGGAACAGTAAGAGGATCATCACAAACATCCCCATTTTCAGTGCAACAAGCTAAAAAAAGGAACCATGTTAAATGTCAAATAACTGCTAGCATGCAAtcgagtggtgtgtgtgtgtgtgtgtgtgtgtgtgtgtgtgtgtgtgtgtgtgtgtgtgtgtgtgtgtgtgtgtgtgtgtgtgtgtgtgtgtgtagtaccttCCCACAAGTCAACAGTCTGGAAAATGTCTCCTCTGGTTACACCGTAAACCTCTGCGGCCTGCAGGAACTGAGAGATTTTCTCCATTTGCTTAAAAACCATCTTGGTTTCAGGAATCTTCTTTATGGGCTGCGTGTCACTTGGGTAGAGACTGTTAATGAGTCTGCAGAGAATCTGAAGATACAAAACCACTGAGTCATGAAACATTAAATGCCTCCATCTCAAATCACTGAGTAACCTGACAgtgtaactaagacctgcactaagacctgtaactaaggtctgtaactaagacctgcactaagacctgtaactaaggtctgtaactaagacctgcactaagacctgcactaagacctgtaactaaggtctgtaactaagacctgcactaagacctgtaactaagacctgtaactaagacctgcactaagacctgcactaagacctgtaactaaggtctgtaactaagacctgtaactaagtcCTGTAACTAAGTCCTGTAACTAAgtcctgtaactaagacctgtaactaagacctgtaactaagtcCTGTAACTAAgtcctgtaactaagacctgtaactaagacctgtaactaagacctgtaactaagagctgtaactaagacctgcattaagacctgcactaagacctgtaactaaggtctgtaactaagacctgcactaagacctgtaactaagacctgtaactaagacctgtaactaagacctgcactaagacctgcactaagacctgtaactaagacctgtaactaagacctgtaactaagacctgcactaagacctgtaactaagacctgtaactaagacctgcactaagacctgcactaagacctgtaactaagacctgtaactaagacctgcactaagacctgtaactaagacctgtaactaagacctgtaacaaaggtctgtaactaagacctgcactaagacctgcactaagacctgtaactaaggtctgtaactaagacctgtaactaagacctgtaactaaggtctgtaactaagacctgcactaagGTCTGTAACTAAggtctgtaactaagacctgcactaagacctgtaactaagacctgtaactaagacctgtaactaagtcctgtaactaagacctgtaactaagacctgtaactaagacc comes from Tachysurus vachellii isolate PV-2020 chromosome 26, HZAU_Pvac_v1, whole genome shotgun sequence and encodes:
- the tagln3a gene encoding transgelin-3a, yielding MANRGPSYGMSREVQEKIDQKYDPKLETRLVDWIVAQCGGDLQRPEPGKENFQTWLKDGTILCRLINSLYPSDTQPIKKIPETKMVFKQMEKISQFLQAAEVYGVTRGDIFQTVDLWEGKDMAAVQRTLMALGSEALTRDDGHYHGNRDWFHRKAKGHRREFSEEQLRQGRTLISMQMGSNRGASQSGMTGYGTPRQIMRYDSPRRNGEESSP